A genomic window from Blattabacterium cuenoti includes:
- the rplL gene encoding 50S ribosomal protein L7/L12, with protein MIEKLAEQLVNLTVKQVNELTVFLKNKYGIEPSNSFLEGKPVDSLEEKKISEKEEKNIFNIVLKSSGNSKLSVVKLVKEITGKGLKESKDLVDTIPVIIKKSVEKKEAENLKNQFENIGAEIELK; from the coding sequence ATGATAGAAAAATTAGCTGAACAATTAGTTAATTTAACTGTAAAACAGGTGAATGAATTAACTGTTTTTTTAAAAAATAAATATGGAATTGAACCATCTAATTCTTTTTTAGAAGGTAAACCTGTAGATTCTTTAGAAGAAAAAAAAATATCTGAAAAAGAAGAAAAAAATATTTTCAATATAGTTTTAAAATCATCAGGTAATTCTAAATTATCTGTAGTAAAACTAGTTAAAGAAATTACTGGTAAAGGATTAAAAGAATCAAAAGACTTAGTAGATACTATTCCAGTAATTATTAAAAAATCTGTAGAAAAAAAAGAAGCAGAAAATTTAAAAAATCAATTTGAAAATATAGGTGCTGAAATTGAATTAAAATAA
- the rplJ gene encoding 50S ribosomal protein L10, with translation MTKEKKKKEVLNIISILSNNKIIYLIDILHLNSNQIFNIRKKFYEYHIQMKVVKNTLLKKALKSLKNKKLDSFFSILKGNTSIITSNHSGNVPSKIIKNFHIKEQMEKPFLKGAYVEESFYFGNKDLDILMKIKSKKDLIIDVLNMLQYPIKQIVLSLKLSEYKIYSILKTL, from the coding sequence ATGACGAAAGAAAAAAAAAAAAAAGAAGTATTAAATATAATATCTATATTATCAAATAATAAAATAATATATTTAATTGATATTTTACATTTAAATTCTAATCAAATTTTTAATATTAGAAAAAAATTTTATGAATATCATATTCAAATGAAAGTAGTAAAAAATACTTTATTAAAAAAAGCATTAAAAAGTTTAAAAAATAAAAAATTGGATTCTTTTTTTTCTATTTTAAAAGGAAACACTTCTATTATAACTTCTAATCATTCAGGAAATGTTCCATCTAAAATTATAAAAAATTTTCATATAAAAGAACAAATGGAAAAGCCTTTTTTAAAAGGAGCTTATGTTGAAGAATCTTTTTATTTTGGAAATAAAGATTTAGATATTTTAATGAAAATTAAATCTAAAAAAGATTTAATTATTGATGTTTTAAATATGCTTCAATATCCAATAAAACAAATAGTTTTATCTTTAAAATTATCAGAATATAAAATATATAGTATTTTAAAAACATTATAA
- the rplA gene encoding 50S ribosomal protein L1, translated as MSKKLTNNRKKIVKKINKKKYSLKEAFLLIKEIQFVKFDASVDIAINLGINTRIINQIIQGTVQLPHSLGKNISILALVNKNQELEAKKAGADYVGLDYIEKIKSGWKKKIDIIIAIPSVMNKLGTIGKILGPKGLMPNPKLDTVSINPIKSIKEIKNGKIFFKTDRYGIIHSSIGKVSFSDQKLIENTKLFLKKVIDNKPSSFKGNYIKSIYLSSTMNYSFCIDLKIFMKK; from the coding sequence ATGTCAAAAAAATTAACTAATAATAGAAAAAAAATTGTAAAAAAAATTAATAAAAAAAAATATTCTTTAAAAGAAGCTTTTTTATTAATAAAAGAAATTCAATTTGTTAAATTTGATGCATCTGTAGATATTGCAATTAATTTAGGAATAAATACACGTATTATTAATCAAATTATTCAAGGAACAGTTCAATTACCACATAGTCTAGGAAAAAATATTTCTATTTTAGCTTTAGTCAATAAAAATCAAGAATTAGAAGCTAAAAAAGCTGGAGCAGATTATGTCGGTTTAGATTATATAGAAAAAATTAAATCTGGATGGAAAAAGAAAATTGATATAATTATTGCTATTCCTTCAGTAATGAATAAATTAGGAACTATAGGAAAAATATTAGGCCCTAAAGGATTAATGCCTAATCCTAAATTAGATACAGTTTCTATTAATCCAATAAAATCGATTAAAGAAATTAAAAATGGTAAAATATTTTTTAAAACAGATCGTTATGGAATTATTCATTCATCTATTGGAAAAGTTTCTTTTTCTGATCAAAAATTAATAGAAAATACTAAATTATTTTTAAAAAAAGTAATTGATAATAAACCATCTTCTTTTAAAGGAAATTATATAAAAAGTATTTATTTATCTTCTACTATGAATTATAGTTTTTGTATAGATTTAAAAATTTTTATGAAAAAATGA
- the rplK gene encoding 50S ribosomal protein L11, with the protein MNKKKIIKKIKIQKINGGNANPSPPIGPILGSSGVNIMEFCKQYNMKTKKYKGEICPVIITLYEDKSFSFLVKKPPVSIQLLKMINVKKGSKNTNQLKIGKISLDKIKIIAKNKMEDLNCYSIQSAMSMIIGTARSMGIDIID; encoded by the coding sequence TTGAATAAAAAAAAAATAATAAAAAAAATTAAAATACAAAAAATAAATGGAGGCAATGCTAATCCATCACCTCCTATTGGTCCTATTTTAGGAAGTTCAGGAGTCAATATTATGGAGTTTTGTAAACAATATAATATGAAAACTAAAAAATATAAAGGAGAAATTTGTCCAGTAATTATTACTTTGTATGAGGATAAATCATTTTCTTTTTTAGTTAAAAAGCCTCCAGTGTCTATTCAATTATTAAAAATGATAAATGTAAAAAAAGGATCTAAAAATACTAATCAATTAAAAATAGGAAAAATTAGTTTAGATAAAATAAAAATTATTGCAAAAAATAAAATGGAAGATTTAAATTGTTATTCTATACAATCAGCAATGTCAATGATAATTGGAACAGCACGATCTATGGGAATAGATATTATTGATTAA
- the nusG gene encoding transcription termination/antitermination protein NusG — translation MSDLELERKWYVLKTVSGKENKVKLYIENEVRDNGFQEYIGKVLVPIEKVIQMRKGKKIHREKVYYPGYVMVEANLIGEAVHAIKNVPGVITFLSEKKGGSALPMRKEEVNKMLGNIDQLSDYYKNVNIPYVVGETIKVIDGPFSGFNGTIEKINEEKRKLELAVLIFGRKTPLELNFTQIEKI, via the coding sequence ATGAGCGATTTAGAATTAGAAAGAAAATGGTATGTTTTAAAAACTGTTAGTGGGAAAGAAAATAAAGTAAAATTATATATTGAAAATGAAGTTAGAGATAATGGATTTCAAGAATATATAGGAAAAGTTTTAGTACCTATAGAAAAAGTAATACAAATGAGAAAAGGAAAAAAAATTCATAGAGAAAAAGTTTATTATCCAGGATATGTTATGGTAGAAGCTAATTTAATAGGTGAAGCTGTTCATGCTATTAAAAATGTTCCAGGTGTTATTACTTTTTTAAGTGAAAAAAAAGGTGGATCAGCATTACCTATGAGAAAAGAAGAAGTAAATAAAATGTTAGGGAACATAGATCAATTATCAGATTATTATAAAAATGTTAATATTCCTTATGTAGTAGGTGAAACTATAAAAGTTATAGACGGTCCTTTTAGTGGATTTAATGGGACTATTGAAAAAATAAATGAAGAAAAAAGAAAATTAGAATTAGCTGTTTTAATTTTTGGAAGAAAAACTCCTTTAGAATTAAATTTTACGCAAATAGAAAAAATTTGA
- a CDS encoding preprotein translocase subunit SecE: MQKKNCKLYYEKKNYFLEIYNEFFYSITWPKWETLQVSTLIVSFFSIFLSIFLYIIDGFFIFFIKKLFSF; encoded by the coding sequence GTGCAAAAAAAAAATTGTAAATTATATTATGAAAAAAAAAATTATTTTTTGGAAATTTATAATGAATTTTTTTATAGTATAACATGGCCAAAATGGGAAACTTTACAAGTTTCTACATTAATAGTATCGTTTTTTTCTATATTTTTATCTATATTTTTATATATAATAGATGGATTTTTTATTTTTTTTATTAAAAAATTATTTTCCTTTTAA
- the tuf gene encoding elongation factor Tu, producing MAKKKFKRDKPHLNIGTTGHVDHGKTTLTAAITKVLSQKGLAEEKTFDAIDNAPEEKERGITINTSHVEYETVKRHYAHVDCPGHADYVKNMITGAAQMDGSILVVAATDGPMPQTREHILLSRQVGVPKIVVFMNKVDQVDDPELLELVEMEIRELLSKYEYDGENIPIIHGSALGALNGEKKWIDQIQKLINTLDEYIPEPIRDMEKAFLMPIEDVFTITGRGTVATGRIESGMIHTGDIVDIIGMIDNKLTSTVTGVEMFRKILDKGQAGDNVGLLLRGIEKKDIRRGMVIGKPGSIKPHKKFKAKVYILTKEEGGRHTPFHNKYRPQFYLRTTDVTGEITLSKGIEMVMPGDNITMEVNLHQPVSLNENLRFAIREGGKTVGAGQVIQIMD from the coding sequence ATGGCAAAAAAAAAATTTAAAAGAGATAAACCGCATTTAAATATAGGAACTACTGGACACGTAGATCATGGTAAAACGACATTAACAGCTGCTATTACAAAAGTTTTATCTCAAAAAGGTTTAGCAGAGGAAAAAACATTTGATGCAATAGATAATGCACCAGAAGAAAAAGAAAGAGGGATTACAATTAATACTTCACATGTAGAATACGAAACTGTTAAACGACATTATGCACATGTAGATTGTCCTGGACATGCTGATTATGTAAAAAATATGATTACTGGAGCCGCACAGATGGATGGATCAATTTTAGTAGTAGCAGCTACAGATGGACCAATGCCTCAAACTAGAGAACATATTTTATTATCTCGTCAAGTAGGTGTTCCTAAAATTGTTGTTTTTATGAATAAAGTAGATCAAGTAGATGATCCAGAATTATTAGAACTTGTAGAAATGGAAATTAGAGAGTTATTGTCTAAATATGAATATGATGGAGAAAATATTCCAATTATACATGGATCTGCATTAGGAGCTTTAAATGGGGAAAAAAAATGGATAGATCAAATACAAAAACTTATCAATACTTTAGATGAATACATTCCAGAACCAATTCGGGATATGGAAAAAGCATTTTTAATGCCAATAGAAGATGTTTTTACTATTACAGGTCGGGGGACAGTAGCAACTGGACGGATTGAAAGCGGGATGATACATACAGGAGATATAGTAGATATTATAGGAATGATAGATAATAAATTAACTTCTACAGTTACAGGCGTGGAAATGTTTCGTAAAATTTTGGATAAAGGACAAGCAGGTGATAATGTTGGATTATTATTAAGGGGGATAGAAAAAAAAGATATTAGAAGAGGAATGGTTATAGGTAAACCAGGATCTATAAAACCACATAAAAAATTTAAAGCTAAAGTATATATTTTAACAAAAGAAGAGGGTGGTAGACATACTCCATTTCATAATAAATATAGACCACAATTTTATTTAAGAACAACAGATGTTACTGGAGAAATTACTTTATCTAAAGGGATAGAAATGGTTATGCCAGGAGATAATATTACTATGGAAGTAAATTTACATCAACCAGTTTCTTTAAATGAAAATTTACGTTTTGCTATTAGAGAAGGAGGAAAAACAGTTGGAGCGGGACAAGTTATTCAGATTATGGATTAA
- the ileS gene encoding isoleucine--tRNA ligase, with protein sequence MSKIFKEYKKLDLNKITKEIFQYWKKIKLFKKSYNDQIFLKRKNNYILYEGPPSLNGKPGIHHLISRTIKDIFCRYQTMKGKTVFKKGGWDTHGLPVELNVEKKIGIVKNDIGKNISIKKYNIFCKDFVNKSMNEWIKFTHEIGYWLDIKNSYITYHTKYIESIWWLIKQLYKKKIIYKGLTIQPYSPAAGTGLSYQELNMPGTYKKIKQIAPILKFKAEKKTLPEKFQIVSEDIFFISWTTTPWTLPSNTALAIGSYINYILVKTYNSFTLLKENIIFAENLIHKILLSNQYYLISNIKDFDKLKVEKNKIPYFIIFKFKGKELIKSRYEQLLPWFKPYKKQEKAFYIIKGDDFINLKEGTGIVHIAPTFGIDDLNISIKYNIPAMLILNDKNIPIPLVDLQGKFLDNFPYNFNGKYIKKDFLPQEIEKKNYFSVDNEIISFLMKEKKLFKIEKIIHSYPHCWRTEKPIIYYPLNSWFIKTTKIKDKLITLNKKINWYPKFIGKKRFESWLKNIKDWNLSRSRYWGTPLPIWRTKDNTEEIVIGSLKELFMEIKKSIKYGFMSDNDNLLHNFIPEDMRDENYEQIDLHKPFLDKIILVSSKGKPMKRESDLIDVWFDSGAMPYAQFHYPFENKKFIEKRKFFPADFIAEGVDQTRGWFFTLHTISSILFNSIAYKNVISTGLILDKKGQKMSKSKGNTINPFDLIKNYGPDAIRWYSIYNSEPWDNLKFNIKDIHIGINKFFGTLYNIYSFFVLYANIDGFLYKEKDFTKKYYTQLDFWIISELNSTIKLVDKYYSEYNPTKAARLISIFVLDKLSNWYIRLCRKRFWKEKYTKNKILAYQILYQCLITISKLISPIVPFFSEKLYFDLNSITKKETFKSIHFTNFPVYNSDLINKELENKMIVIQKITSLIFSIRKKYGIKIRQPLQSVLIFIKNKKKRLGLKKISSILKKEINVKNIEFTQNLKYLELIKYIKPNYKSIGPRFGNKTKEIVTIIKEFNQEVIKEFEKKKKYIFYIKGIKYILFLQDVQIITEFIKNWTVLYYHDFTIAIDLNLTNSLLEEGFIRDFVRNIQKLRKKYNYEVIDKIYIYIKTNSKKIYSILSKNKNFICKETLSKNIKEKNDIEKKGIIIFFKKEIVYVFIRKIINYK encoded by the coding sequence ATGTCAAAAATATTTAAAGAATATAAAAAATTAGACTTAAATAAAATTACTAAAGAAATTTTTCAATATTGGAAAAAAATAAAACTTTTTAAAAAAAGTTATAACGATCAAATTTTTTTAAAAAGAAAAAATAATTATATTTTATATGAAGGTCCTCCATCATTAAATGGTAAACCAGGAATTCATCATTTAATATCTAGAACTATAAAAGATATTTTTTGTAGATATCAAACAATGAAAGGAAAAACCGTTTTTAAAAAAGGGGGATGGGATACTCATGGATTACCAGTAGAATTAAATGTAGAAAAAAAAATAGGAATTGTTAAAAATGATATAGGAAAAAATATTAGTATAAAAAAATATAATATTTTTTGTAAAGATTTTGTTAATAAATCTATGAATGAATGGATAAAATTTACTCATGAAATAGGATATTGGTTAGATATAAAAAATTCATATATTACATATCATACAAAATATATAGAAAGTATTTGGTGGTTAATTAAACAACTTTATAAAAAAAAAATTATATATAAAGGATTAACTATTCAACCTTATTCTCCTGCAGCAGGTACTGGATTAAGTTATCAAGAATTAAATATGCCAGGTACTTATAAAAAAATAAAACAAATAGCTCCTATTTTAAAATTTAAAGCAGAAAAAAAAACTTTACCAGAAAAATTTCAAATTGTATCAGAAGATATATTTTTTATTTCTTGGACAACTACTCCTTGGACATTACCATCTAATACTGCATTAGCTATAGGATCTTATATAAATTATATTTTAGTAAAAACTTATAATTCTTTTACTTTATTAAAAGAAAATATTATTTTTGCTGAAAATTTAATTCATAAAATTTTATTATCTAATCAATATTATTTAATTTCTAATATTAAAGATTTTGATAAATTAAAAGTAGAAAAAAATAAAATTCCTTATTTTATAATTTTTAAATTTAAAGGGAAAGAATTAATTAAAAGTAGATATGAACAATTATTACCTTGGTTTAAACCTTATAAAAAACAAGAAAAAGCTTTTTATATTATAAAAGGAGATGATTTTATTAATCTTAAAGAAGGAACTGGGATTGTTCATATAGCACCTACATTTGGAATAGATGATTTAAATATTTCTATAAAATATAATATTCCAGCAATGTTAATTTTAAATGATAAAAATATTCCTATTCCTTTAGTAGATTTACAAGGTAAATTTTTAGATAATTTTCCTTATAATTTTAATGGAAAATATATAAAAAAAGATTTTTTACCTCAAGAAATAGAGAAAAAAAATTATTTTTCAGTAGATAATGAAATAATTTCTTTTCTTATGAAAGAAAAGAAATTATTTAAAATAGAAAAAATAATACATTCTTACCCACATTGTTGGAGAACAGAGAAACCTATTATTTATTATCCTTTAAATTCTTGGTTTATTAAAACAACTAAAATAAAAGATAAATTAATTACTTTAAATAAAAAAATTAATTGGTATCCTAAATTTATAGGAAAAAAACGTTTTGAATCTTGGTTAAAAAATATAAAAGATTGGAATTTATCTAGATCGAGATATTGGGGGACACCTTTACCTATTTGGAGAACAAAAGATAATACAGAAGAAATAGTTATAGGATCTTTAAAAGAATTATTTATGGAGATTAAAAAATCTATTAAATATGGATTTATGTCTGATAATGATAATTTATTACATAATTTTATTCCAGAAGATATGAGAGATGAAAATTATGAACAAATTGATTTACATAAACCTTTTTTAGATAAAATTATATTAGTTTCTTCTAAAGGAAAACCAATGAAAAGAGAATCTGATTTAATAGATGTATGGTTTGATTCTGGAGCTATGCCTTATGCTCAATTTCATTATCCATTTGAAAATAAAAAATTTATTGAAAAAAGAAAATTTTTTCCTGCAGATTTTATTGCAGAAGGAGTAGATCAAACTAGAGGATGGTTTTTTACTTTACATACTATTAGTTCTATATTATTTAACTCTATAGCATATAAAAATGTAATATCTACTGGTTTAATTTTAGATAAAAAAGGACAAAAAATGTCTAAAAGTAAAGGAAATACAATTAATCCTTTTGATTTAATAAAAAATTATGGGCCGGATGCTATTCGTTGGTATAGTATATATAATTCTGAACCTTGGGATAATTTAAAATTTAATATAAAAGATATTCATATAGGAATTAATAAATTTTTTGGAACACTTTATAATATTTATTCTTTTTTTGTTTTATATGCTAATATTGATGGATTTTTATATAAAGAAAAAGATTTTACTAAAAAATATTATACACAATTAGATTTTTGGATAATTTCTGAATTAAATTCAACAATTAAATTAGTTGATAAGTATTATTCAGAATATAATCCTACAAAAGCTGCTCGTTTAATTTCAATTTTTGTATTAGATAAATTAAGTAATTGGTATATTAGACTATGTAGAAAAAGATTTTGGAAAGAAAAATATACAAAAAATAAAATATTAGCTTATCAAATACTTTATCAATGTTTAATTACTATATCTAAATTAATCTCTCCTATTGTTCCTTTTTTTTCTGAAAAATTATATTTTGATTTAAATTCTATTACAAAAAAAGAAACTTTTAAAAGTATTCATTTTACTAATTTTCCAGTTTATAATTCTGATTTAATTAATAAAGAATTAGAAAATAAAATGATTGTAATTCAAAAAATTACATCTCTAATTTTTTCTATTAGAAAAAAATATGGAATAAAAATACGTCAACCTTTACAAAGTGTATTAATTTTTATTAAAAATAAAAAAAAACGTTTAGGTTTAAAAAAAATATCTTCAATTCTTAAAAAAGAAATTAATGTTAAAAATATTGAATTTACTCAAAATTTAAAATATTTAGAATTAATAAAATATATTAAACCTAATTATAAATCTATAGGTCCTAGATTTGGAAATAAAACTAAAGAAATTGTTACAATTATTAAAGAATTTAATCAAGAAGTAATTAAAGAATTTGAAAAAAAAAAAAAATATATTTTTTATATTAAAGGTATTAAATATATTCTTTTTTTACAAGATGTTCAAATTATAACTGAATTTATAAAAAATTGGACTGTTTTATATTATCATGATTTTACTATAGCTATAGATTTAAATTTAACAAATTCTCTTTTAGAAGAAGGTTTTATTAGAGATTTTGTTAGAAATATACAAAAATTAAGAAAAAAATATAATTATGAAGTAATTGATAAAATTTATATATATATAAAGACAAATAGTAAAAAAATATATTCTATTCTTAGTAAGAATAAAAATTTTATTTGTAAAGAAACTTTATCAAAAAATATAAAGGAAAAAAATGATATAGAAAAAAAAGGAATAATAATTTTTTTTAAAAAAGAAATAGTGTATGTTTTTATTAGAAAAATAATTAATTATAAATAA
- the mutS gene encoding DNA mismatch repair protein MutS, translated as MHKNSNKNLKKKTEDTPLVKQYNKIKYKYPNTILLFQVGDFYETFGEDAIKSSKILNIVLTKRNNNNKSIPLAGFPYHSLNNYLPKLIQSGQRVAICNQLEKPQKGKNIVKRGVIELVTPGVTITENILDFKSNNFLASIHLDKEKMGLSFLDISTGEFFIAEDNKTNILQYLKHFNPSEIIFQRKEKKFFDKFLQKKYYTFLMDDWMFNYSFAYEKLISHFKTHSLKGFGINHLKLGIIASGVILNYLDETQHFQLKHITNIKQVNHKKHMWIDDFTFRNLEIFNCFNSKGLTLINILDKTITSMGGRLLKQWIHFPLKNIYAIQKRHKIVEELLSNIHILQYIQKKLKKISDIERLISKMVIKKISPKELITLYQSLKSIVKIKEKIFSTKKKNLLHIVNYLMDCDIISQKIIKTIHEDPPHNIEKGNIIIKGFSKKLDKIRFIFFSKKKFLEKLCYNEKIKTGIHNLKISYNNIFGYFFEIKTKKVFKIPSNWIIKQTLTNSKRYTNEELKNYELQIFNAEQERISLEKKIYYNLIDDLLNYISPLQKNAKIIAKLDVLCSFSTSALENNYIKPKMNNSFDLIIKQGRHPVIEKQFISKISYIPNDIFLNKKNQQIIIITGPNMSGKSSILRQTAIIILMAQIGSFIPAKYAKLGIIDKIFSRVGASDNISLGESTFMVEMNETASILNNLSKKSLIILDEIGRGTSTYDGISISWSILEFLHNHHFKPLTLVSTHYHELTKINSFLKRIHNYHISIKKINENIIFMRNLVIGSSEQSFGFHVAKIAGIPLKIICRSKEILKILNKKNENKIPLSKKKIFFLLKKIKFYIKDKNYLSFMDAYIKINKIKELLNN; from the coding sequence ATGCATAAAAATTCAAATAAAAATTTGAAAAAAAAAACAGAAGATACTCCATTAGTAAAACAATATAATAAGATTAAATATAAATATCCAAATACTATTTTATTATTTCAAGTTGGAGATTTTTATGAAACTTTCGGAGAAGATGCAATAAAATCTTCTAAAATATTAAATATTGTTTTAACTAAAAGAAATAATAATAATAAATCTATTCCTTTAGCAGGATTTCCTTATCATTCTTTAAATAATTATTTACCAAAATTGATACAATCAGGACAACGTGTAGCTATTTGCAATCAATTAGAAAAACCTCAAAAAGGAAAAAATATAGTAAAAAGAGGTGTTATAGAATTAGTTACACCTGGAGTAACTATTACTGAAAATATATTAGATTTTAAATCAAATAATTTTTTAGCATCTATTCATTTAGATAAAGAAAAAATGGGTTTAAGTTTTTTAGATATTTCTACAGGAGAATTTTTTATAGCAGAAGATAATAAAACAAATATTTTACAATATTTAAAACATTTTAATCCTAGTGAAATTATTTTTCAAAGAAAAGAAAAAAAATTTTTTGATAAATTTTTACAAAAAAAATATTATACTTTTCTTATGGATGATTGGATGTTTAATTATTCATTTGCATATGAAAAATTAATATCTCATTTTAAAACTCATTCTTTAAAAGGGTTTGGTATAAATCATTTAAAATTAGGAATTATAGCATCTGGTGTTATATTAAATTATTTAGATGAAACTCAACATTTTCAATTAAAACATATTACTAACATTAAACAAGTTAATCACAAAAAACATATGTGGATTGATGATTTTACTTTTCGTAATTTAGAAATATTTAATTGTTTTAATTCCAAAGGTCTAACTCTAATTAATATTTTAGATAAAACCATCACTTCTATGGGTGGTAGATTATTGAAACAATGGATTCATTTTCCATTAAAAAATATTTATGCTATACAAAAACGTCATAAAATAGTAGAAGAACTTTTATCAAATATTCATATTCTTCAATATATACAAAAAAAATTAAAAAAAATTTCGGATATAGAACGATTAATATCTAAAATGGTTATTAAAAAAATTTCTCCAAAAGAATTAATTACATTATATCAATCTTTAAAATCTATTGTAAAAATAAAAGAAAAAATTTTTTCTACAAAAAAAAAAAATTTATTACACATAGTTAATTATTTGATGGATTGTGATATTATATCTCAAAAAATTATTAAAACTATACATGAAGATCCTCCTCATAATATTGAAAAAGGGAATATTATTATTAAAGGGTTTTCTAAAAAATTGGACAAAATTCGTTTTATATTTTTTTCTAAAAAAAAATTTTTAGAAAAATTATGTTATAATGAAAAAATTAAAACAGGTATTCATAATTTAAAAATTAGTTATAATAATATTTTTGGATATTTTTTTGAAATTAAAACAAAAAAAGTATTTAAAATACCTTCCAATTGGATTATTAAACAAACATTAACTAATTCTAAAAGATATACAAATGAAGAATTAAAAAATTATGAATTACAAATATTTAATGCTGAACAAGAAAGAATATCTTTAGAAAAAAAAATATATTATAATTTAATAGATGATTTATTAAATTATATTTCTCCTTTACAAAAAAATGCAAAAATTATTGCAAAATTAGACGTACTATGTTCATTTTCTACTTCTGCATTAGAAAATAATTATATTAAACCAAAGATGAATAATTCTTTTGATTTAATTATTAAACAAGGAAGGCATCCTGTAATTGAAAAACAATTTATTTCTAAAATATCTTATATTCCTAATGATATTTTTTTAAATAAAAAAAATCAACAAATTATAATAATAACTGGTCCAAATATGTCTGGAAAATCTTCTATTTTACGTCAAACTGCAATTATTATATTAATGGCTCAAATTGGAAGTTTTATTCCAGCGAAATATGCTAAATTAGGAATTATAGATAAAATATTTAGTAGAGTTGGAGCTTCTGATAATATTTCTTTAGGTGAATCTACTTTTATGGTAGAAATGAATGAAACAGCAAGTATATTAAATAATCTTTCTAAAAAAAGTTTAATTATTTTAGATGAAATAGGTAGAGGAACAAGCACTTATGATGGAATTTCAATTTCTTGGTCTATTCTTGAATTTTTACATAATCATCATTTTAAACCTCTTACTTTAGTTTCTACTCATTATCATGAATTAACTAAAATAAATTCTTTTTTAAAAAGAATTCATAATTATCATATTTCTATAAAAAAAATTAATGAAAATATTATTTTTATGAGAAATCTTGTTATTGGTTCCAGTGAACAAAGTTTTGGTTTTCACGTAGCTAAAATTGCTGGAATTCCTTTAAAAATAATTTGTAGAAGTAAAGAAATATTAAAAATCTTAAATAAGAAAAATGAAAACAAAATACCTTTATCTAAAAAAAAGATTTTTTTTTTATTAAAAAAAATAAAATTTTATATAAAAGATAAAAATTATTTATCTTTTATGGATGCATATATAAAAATTAATAAAATAAAAGAATTATTAAATAATTAA